Proteins from a genomic interval of Geodermatophilus obscurus DSM 43160:
- a CDS encoding DUF5996 family protein, producing MPVFPPMPLAEWADTKETVHRFLQIVGKLRLANAPRRNHWWHIPFHLTGRGLTTRPMGFDPVFAVDLDLVDHRLEVAVADGRRASFPLPGLSVAAFYRQLLDTLATLGLPATVDIPIPFDLADRTPFAEDEHHTSYDRAMVTRYWVVLGQVAQVLEEFAGRSYAKTSPVHHFWHTFDLAVTRFSDRRVEQPAGVDPVTREAYSHEVVSAGFWFGDDQVPEPAFYSYTAPEPAGLVEEPLRPAAARWIDSRGAHLALLPYEDVRTATDPRAVVLDFLESAYVAGARRAGWDLDALRCPTAPEYR from the coding sequence GTGCCCGTCTTCCCGCCCATGCCGCTGGCCGAGTGGGCCGACACCAAGGAGACCGTGCACCGGTTCCTGCAGATCGTCGGCAAGCTGCGCCTGGCCAACGCCCCGCGGCGCAACCACTGGTGGCACATCCCCTTCCACCTGACCGGCCGGGGCCTCACCACCCGGCCGATGGGCTTCGACCCGGTCTTCGCCGTCGACCTCGACCTGGTCGACCACCGGCTGGAGGTAGCCGTCGCCGACGGCCGGCGGGCCTCGTTCCCGCTGCCCGGGCTCAGCGTGGCGGCGTTCTACCGGCAGCTGCTGGACACCCTCGCGACGCTCGGCCTGCCGGCCACCGTCGACATCCCGATCCCGTTCGACCTGGCCGACCGCACGCCGTTCGCCGAGGACGAGCACCACACGTCCTACGACCGGGCCATGGTGACCCGCTACTGGGTGGTGCTGGGTCAGGTGGCGCAGGTGCTCGAGGAGTTCGCCGGGCGCAGCTACGCCAAGACCAGCCCGGTGCACCACTTCTGGCACACCTTCGACCTCGCCGTCACCCGGTTCTCCGACCGGCGGGTGGAGCAACCCGCCGGCGTCGACCCGGTCACCCGCGAGGCCTACTCGCACGAGGTCGTCAGCGCCGGCTTCTGGTTCGGCGACGACCAGGTGCCCGAGCCGGCCTTCTACTCCTACACCGCCCCCGAGCCGGCGGGCCTGGTCGAGGAGCCGCTGCGGCCGGCCGCGGCACGCTGGATCGACAGCCGCGGCGCGCACCTGGCGCTGCTGCCCTACGAGGACGTGCGCACCGCGACCGACCCGCGCGCCGTCGTCCTCGACTTCCTGGAGAGCGCCTACGTCGCCGGCGCCCGCCGCGCCGGCTGGGACCTCGACGCCCTGCGCTGTCCGACCGCCCCGGAGTACCGGTGA
- a CDS encoding GGDEF domain-containing protein, with product MSMRALAQDEERVAFWRRHTVSGIVLCEVLPAIIAVRTLTIDPPRAGLVLAVAAVVAATAPLLALIPVDRLVRHPRGRLFFDAWEAAGIALVTAFCLLDGGVDSPYVLFLFVLLAHAALAYPPVGVALAGSTILVGYLGVGLGVGGAPADDVLVGALALAVATATCAFASANHQRAYQRTAAYARQVALLAERDGLTGALNHRTFHERLRTEAARTTADRPLSLLLVDVDEFKTVNDSLGHLAGDAVLRLVGETLAGLTRSEDVSGRLGGDEFALLLPDTDLSEATGIAERLVASVRTTAAPYAATVSVGAATVTWGDAVGLQAAADAAVYRAKRSGRNRVCVPPAASDGPRSATLTPSGR from the coding sequence ATGAGCATGAGAGCGCTGGCCCAGGACGAGGAGCGGGTCGCCTTCTGGCGGCGGCACACCGTCAGCGGGATCGTGCTGTGCGAGGTCCTCCCGGCGATCATCGCCGTGCGGACCCTGACCATCGACCCGCCTCGCGCCGGACTCGTCCTCGCCGTGGCCGCGGTGGTGGCCGCAACGGCTCCGCTGCTGGCGCTGATCCCGGTCGACCGGCTGGTCCGCCACCCCCGCGGCCGGCTGTTCTTCGACGCCTGGGAGGCCGCGGGCATCGCCCTGGTGACCGCGTTCTGCCTGCTCGACGGAGGGGTCGACAGCCCCTACGTCCTGTTCCTGTTCGTGCTGCTGGCGCACGCCGCGCTGGCCTACCCGCCGGTCGGGGTCGCGCTGGCCGGCAGCACCATCCTGGTCGGCTACCTGGGCGTGGGCCTCGGCGTCGGCGGCGCACCGGCCGACGACGTCCTGGTGGGTGCGCTCGCCTTGGCGGTCGCCACGGCCACCTGCGCCTTCGCGTCGGCGAACCACCAGCGGGCCTACCAGCGCACCGCCGCCTACGCCCGGCAGGTCGCCCTCCTCGCCGAGCGCGACGGGCTCACCGGGGCGTTGAACCACCGCACCTTCCACGAACGGCTGCGCACCGAGGCGGCCCGCACCACGGCCGACCGGCCGCTCAGCCTGCTGCTCGTGGACGTCGACGAGTTCAAGACCGTCAACGACAGCCTGGGCCACCTGGCCGGGGACGCGGTGCTGCGCCTGGTCGGCGAGACGCTGGCCGGCCTGACCCGGAGCGAGGACGTCAGCGGGCGCCTGGGCGGCGACGAGTTCGCCCTCCTGCTGCCGGACACCGACCTGTCGGAGGCGACCGGGATCGCCGAACGGTTGGTGGCCTCCGTGCGCACCACCGCGGCTCCCTACGCCGCCACGGTGAGCGTCGGGGCGGCGACCGTCACGTGGGGCGATGCGGTCGGGCTCCAGGCGGCGGCGGACGCCGCCGTGTACCGCGCGAAGCGCAGCGGCCGGAACCGCGTCTGCGTCCCCCCGGCGGCCTCGGACGGCCCTCGGTCGGCGACCCTGACGCCGTCCGGACGCTGA
- a CDS encoding PPOX class F420-dependent oxidoreductase produces MSAAVDPRMLAFVATQHAGVLATLKRDGRPQLSNLFYAWDDEQQLARISVTADRAKTRNLRADPRATLHVTSPDFWTWVAVEGTAELTAVATDPHDATVEELVAYYRALSGEHDDWDAYRAAMVADHRLVVRLRPEHTYGQVRG; encoded by the coding sequence ATGAGCGCCGCCGTGGACCCCCGCATGCTCGCCTTCGTCGCCACGCAGCACGCAGGCGTGCTGGCGACCCTCAAGCGGGACGGCCGCCCGCAGCTGTCGAACCTCTTCTACGCGTGGGACGACGAACAGCAGCTGGCCCGCATCTCGGTGACCGCCGACCGCGCCAAGACCCGCAACCTGCGGGCCGATCCACGGGCGACGCTGCACGTGACCTCGCCGGACTTCTGGACCTGGGTCGCCGTCGAGGGCACCGCCGAGCTCACCGCGGTCGCGACCGACCCGCACGACGCGACCGTCGAGGAGCTCGTGGCCTACTACCGCGCCCTCAGCGGCGAGCACGACGACTGGGACGCCTACCGCGCGGCCATGGTCGCCGACCACCGCCTCGTCGTCCGGCTGCGGCCCGAGCACACCTACGGCCAGGTGCGCGGCTGA
- a CDS encoding VOC family protein, translating to MPTRNTPWPAGTPCWVDYGASEIDAAKDFYGRLFGWEFEGGDPEYGGYLNATRNGEPAAGLGPLMNPGDSPGWTTYFATDDAAATAARIREAGGTVVVEPMEVGPMGTMVIATDPQGNAFGLWQSGEHTGYRVFNEHGSLVWCDAAVDDPAAAREFYSAVFGFTFAEVPGAEGYTTFAIGADPLGGLGGHQPGSPKGWAVCFAVDSTDDAVATVEAGGGKVTMAPMDTEYGRIAVVEDPWGAPLSVMEPPKGS from the coding sequence ATGCCCACTCGGAACACCCCGTGGCCGGCCGGCACCCCGTGCTGGGTCGACTACGGCGCCTCGGAGATCGACGCCGCCAAGGACTTCTACGGCCGTCTGTTCGGCTGGGAGTTCGAGGGCGGTGACCCGGAGTACGGCGGGTACCTCAACGCCACCCGCAACGGCGAGCCGGCCGCCGGCCTCGGCCCGCTGATGAACCCGGGCGACTCCCCGGGCTGGACGACGTACTTCGCGACCGACGACGCCGCGGCCACGGCCGCCCGCATCCGTGAGGCCGGCGGCACCGTCGTCGTGGAGCCCATGGAGGTCGGGCCGATGGGCACCATGGTCATCGCCACCGACCCGCAGGGGAACGCCTTCGGCCTGTGGCAGTCCGGGGAGCACACCGGGTACCGGGTCTTCAACGAGCACGGCTCGCTGGTCTGGTGCGACGCCGCGGTCGACGACCCGGCGGCCGCCCGGGAGTTCTACTCGGCGGTGTTCGGGTTCACCTTCGCCGAGGTCCCCGGCGCCGAGGGCTACACCACGTTCGCCATCGGGGCGGACCCGCTCGGCGGCCTGGGCGGTCACCAGCCGGGCTCCCCCAAGGGCTGGGCGGTCTGCTTCGCGGTCGACTCGACCGACGACGCCGTCGCCACGGTCGAGGCCGGCGGCGGCAAGGTGACGATGGCCCCGATGGACACCGAGTACGGCCGCATCGCCGTCGTGGAGGACCCGTGGGGTGCCCCGCTGTCGGTGATGGAGCCGCCGAAGGGCAGCTGA
- a CDS encoding pirin family protein, which yields MSNLDRRPPARELGGLAGTPAGPVLDLLPGKEVLLGESTRVRRLLPTLGRRLVGAWAFVDHYGPDDISSFPGMQVPPHPHTGLQTVSWLLEGEVHHRDSLGSDARIRPKELALMTAGHGIAHSEQSPAVHPRYLHGAQLWVALPEAARETAPDFAHHPSLPGFTSDGLTATVLMGGLGGATSPGIAHTPLVGADLDLAAGADVELSLEPDFEYALLASSGSAGVEDAPLEVGAMLYLGTGRRRVRVRAAEPARLLLLGGEPFEERIVMWWNFVGRSGEEIIEYAQAWNAEDERFGAVVGHDGDRLEAPPLPPVPLKARGRVR from the coding sequence ATGAGCAACCTCGACCGCCGCCCGCCGGCCCGCGAGCTGGGCGGGCTGGCGGGCACCCCCGCCGGCCCGGTGCTGGACCTGCTGCCGGGCAAGGAGGTGCTGCTCGGCGAGAGCACCCGGGTGCGCCGGCTGCTGCCCACCCTGGGCCGCCGGCTGGTCGGCGCGTGGGCGTTCGTCGACCACTACGGCCCCGACGACATCTCCTCCTTCCCCGGCATGCAGGTGCCGCCGCACCCGCACACCGGGCTGCAGACGGTGTCCTGGCTGCTCGAGGGCGAGGTGCACCACCGCGACTCGCTGGGCAGCGACGCCCGCATCCGCCCGAAGGAGCTGGCCCTGATGACTGCGGGCCACGGCATCGCGCACTCCGAGCAGTCCCCCGCGGTGCACCCCCGCTACCTGCACGGCGCCCAGCTGTGGGTGGCGCTGCCGGAGGCAGCACGCGAGACCGCCCCGGACTTCGCCCACCACCCGTCGCTGCCCGGGTTCACGTCCGACGGGCTGACCGCGACCGTGCTCATGGGCGGCCTCGGCGGAGCGACGTCGCCGGGGATCGCGCACACCCCGCTGGTGGGTGCCGACCTGGACCTGGCCGCCGGGGCGGATGTCGAGCTGTCGCTGGAACCGGACTTCGAGTACGCCCTGCTGGCCTCCTCCGGGTCGGCCGGGGTGGAGGACGCGCCGCTGGAGGTCGGCGCGATGCTCTACCTGGGCACCGGGCGGCGCAGGGTGCGGGTGCGGGCGGCCGAGCCGGCCCGGCTGCTGCTGCTCGGTGGCGAGCCGTTCGAGGAGCGGATCGTCATGTGGTGGAACTTCGTCGGCCGCTCCGGCGAGGAGATCATCGAGTACGCGCAGGCGTGGAACGCCGAGGACGAGCGCTTCGGCGCCGTCGTCGGTCACGACGGCGACCGGCTGGAGGCCCCGCCGCTGCCGCCGGTGCCGCTCAAGGCCCGGGGACGGGTGCGCTAG
- a CDS encoding Na+/H+ antiporter subunit A — MLVLLLLHLFASVLAPVLVRWWGRQAFLALALVPAAGFAWVLSRLGPVLAGQEPRETLPWIPALQLDVALRLDALALTFAALVTGVGALVLVYCARYFSPGEEGTGRFAGSLTAFAGSMLGLVLADDMLLLYVFWELTTVFSFLLIGGSGRRLAARRAASQALILTTAGGLAMLVGLILIGRASGSFLLSEVVAEPGSGTGVTVGVALVLAGAVTKSALVPFHFWLPAAMEAPTPVSAYLHAAAMVKAGVYLVARLAPGFADVPGWRPVVLGLGVATMLVGGYRALRQKDLKLLLAFGTVSQLGFLVTLVGAGSSELAAAGLAMTLAHALFKSTLFLTVGVVDHATGTRDLRRLSGLGRRLPLLAAIGAAAAASMAGLPPLLGFVGKEAAFTALLDGGVPDRTVALVVLTGVVAGSVLTAAYTARFVWGAFARKPGVEDSELEHPPEPLFLAAPAVLALTGLVLGPASPLLDPLVVAYAETLPLLAPEAEHLALWHGWQPALALSALTVAGGAALFAVRGPVQRLQRRVAVGASADEGYWNVVQGIDRLSVLVTGTTQRGSLPAYLGTILVVVLALPGTLLLTRAPWPGEWRAWDTPVQAVVGVVVVTAAALTLRIRQRLSAVLVVGVTGYGIAVVFALQGAPDLALTQFLVETLTLVVFVLVLRKLPKDISERHRPRERAVRGVIAVAVGAFMAAAGAVALSARTATPVSAGWPGPAYDFGGGKNVVNVTLVDIRAWDTLGEISLLVVAATGVASLVFLRGRTGGVDRVTRADLAQRRERGRRAPRDRWLAATATLDPARRSVVLEVVTRLLFHTIMVFSLYLLFSGHNEPGGGFAGGLVAGLALVLRYLAGGRYELGEAAPVAPGLLLGGGLLFAGGTGVAGLLLGAGVLQTAILQTTLPVLGDVKLVTSLFFDIGVYLIVVGLILDVLRSLGAELDRQEDQEDEIELAPGEVVLR; from the coding sequence ATGCTCGTCCTGCTGCTCCTCCACCTGTTCGCCAGCGTGCTGGCGCCCGTGCTCGTGCGGTGGTGGGGGCGGCAGGCCTTCCTCGCCCTCGCACTGGTGCCCGCCGCCGGCTTCGCCTGGGTGCTGTCCCGGCTCGGCCCGGTCCTCGCCGGCCAGGAGCCGCGCGAGACGCTGCCGTGGATCCCCGCCCTCCAGCTCGACGTCGCCCTGCGGCTCGACGCCCTGGCGCTCACCTTCGCCGCGCTGGTCACCGGCGTCGGCGCGCTGGTGCTGGTCTACTGCGCCCGCTACTTCTCCCCGGGCGAGGAGGGCACCGGCCGCTTCGCCGGCTCCCTCACCGCCTTCGCCGGCTCCATGCTCGGCCTCGTCCTCGCCGACGACATGCTGCTGCTCTACGTCTTCTGGGAGCTCACGACCGTCTTCTCCTTCCTCCTGATCGGGGGCTCGGGGCGGCGGCTGGCCGCGCGCCGGGCGGCGTCGCAGGCGCTCATCCTGACGACCGCCGGCGGCCTCGCGATGCTGGTCGGGCTCATCCTCATCGGCCGGGCCAGCGGCTCCTTCCTGCTCTCCGAGGTCGTCGCCGAGCCCGGCAGCGGCACCGGGGTGACCGTCGGCGTGGCCCTGGTGCTCGCCGGGGCGGTCACCAAGTCCGCCCTCGTGCCGTTCCACTTCTGGCTGCCCGCGGCCATGGAGGCGCCGACGCCGGTCAGCGCCTACCTGCACGCCGCGGCGATGGTGAAGGCCGGCGTCTACCTGGTCGCCCGGCTGGCACCGGGCTTCGCCGACGTCCCCGGATGGCGGCCGGTCGTGCTCGGCCTGGGCGTGGCGACCATGCTGGTCGGCGGGTACCGCGCCCTGCGCCAGAAGGACCTCAAGCTGCTGCTGGCCTTCGGCACGGTCAGCCAGCTGGGCTTCCTCGTGACGCTCGTGGGCGCGGGCAGCTCGGAGCTGGCCGCGGCCGGCCTGGCCATGACGCTGGCGCACGCGCTGTTCAAGTCCACCCTCTTCCTGACCGTCGGCGTCGTCGACCACGCGACCGGCACCCGCGACCTGCGCCGGCTGTCCGGCCTCGGCCGGCGGCTGCCGCTGCTCGCCGCCATCGGCGCCGCCGCCGCGGCCTCCATGGCCGGGTTGCCGCCGCTGCTGGGCTTCGTCGGCAAGGAGGCCGCGTTCACCGCCCTGCTGGACGGCGGGGTGCCCGACCGCACCGTCGCGCTCGTCGTCCTCACCGGCGTGGTCGCGGGCTCGGTGCTCACCGCGGCCTACACCGCGCGCTTCGTGTGGGGCGCCTTCGCCCGCAAGCCCGGCGTCGAGGACAGCGAGCTCGAGCACCCGCCGGAGCCGCTGTTCCTCGCCGCCCCCGCCGTCCTGGCGCTGACCGGGCTGGTCCTCGGGCCGGCCAGCCCGCTGCTGGACCCGCTGGTCGTCGCCTACGCCGAGACGCTGCCGCTGCTGGCCCCCGAGGCCGAGCACCTGGCGCTGTGGCACGGCTGGCAGCCCGCGCTGGCGCTGTCGGCGCTGACCGTCGCCGGCGGTGCCGCGCTGTTCGCCGTCCGCGGGCCGGTCCAGCGCCTGCAGCGGCGGGTGGCCGTCGGCGCCTCGGCCGACGAGGGCTACTGGAACGTGGTCCAGGGGATCGACCGGCTCTCGGTGCTGGTCACCGGCACCACCCAGCGCGGGTCGCTGCCGGCCTACCTCGGCACGATCCTGGTCGTCGTGCTGGCGCTGCCCGGCACGCTGCTGCTCACCCGCGCCCCGTGGCCCGGCGAGTGGCGGGCCTGGGACACCCCGGTGCAGGCGGTGGTCGGCGTCGTCGTCGTGACCGCTGCCGCGCTCACCCTGCGGATCCGCCAGCGGCTGTCGGCGGTGCTGGTCGTCGGCGTCACCGGCTACGGCATCGCCGTCGTCTTCGCGCTGCAGGGCGCCCCCGACCTCGCGCTCACCCAGTTCCTCGTCGAGACGCTCACCCTCGTGGTCTTCGTGCTGGTGCTGCGCAAGCTGCCCAAGGACATCTCCGAGCGGCACCGGCCGCGCGAGCGCGCCGTCCGCGGGGTCATCGCCGTCGCGGTGGGCGCGTTCATGGCCGCCGCGGGCGCGGTGGCGCTGTCCGCCCGCACCGCGACGCCGGTGTCAGCGGGCTGGCCGGGGCCCGCCTACGACTTCGGCGGCGGCAAGAACGTCGTCAACGTGACCCTGGTCGACATCCGCGCCTGGGACACCCTCGGCGAGATCTCGCTGCTGGTCGTCGCCGCCACCGGCGTGGCCAGCCTCGTCTTCCTCCGGGGACGCACCGGCGGCGTCGACCGGGTGACCCGGGCGGACCTGGCCCAGCGGCGCGAGCGCGGCCGGCGGGCCCCGCGGGACCGCTGGCTGGCCGCCACCGCGACGCTCGACCCGGCCCGGCGCTCGGTCGTGCTCGAGGTCGTCACCCGGCTGCTGTTCCACACGATCATGGTGTTCTCGCTGTACCTGCTGTTCTCCGGGCACAACGAGCCCGGTGGCGGGTTCGCCGGCGGCCTGGTCGCCGGCCTGGCGCTGGTGCTGCGCTACCTGGCCGGTGGGCGCTACGAGCTCGGCGAGGCCGCGCCGGTCGCGCCGGGCCTGCTGCTCG
- a CDS encoding ABC-F family ATP-binding cassette domain-containing protein → MSAPLNLVNLERVHKAHGTTVILDDVSLGVAAGERIGVVGRNGGGKSTLLSLMTGADQPDSGRVTRRGDLAMGVLDQSGTLPPGTTVRDVVLPPSMFAAEHEWAGDPAVRSVLTGLELDRLGLDAPVAPMSGGERRRVALAAQLIRPLDLLVLDEPTNHLDVEGVAWLAEYVKARAGGLVVVTHDRWFLDEVSTTTWEVADGKVHAYDGGYSAYTLARAERARISAVQEQRRLDLVRKELAWLRRGPPARTSKPKFRIEAAQALIADEPPARDSMALKGFAARRLGKTVYDVEDVDYAVPTEDGPRPLFEDLTWHVGPGDRIGVVGVNGAGKTSLLRLLVGETEPDRGRVVRGQTVAPAYLSQHVTELPGRLRVLEAVQEIARIARIGNQEISASSLAERFGFAANRQWTPVGDLSGGERRRLQLLRLLMAEPNVLLLDEPTNDLDIDTLTALEDLLDGFPGTVLVVSHDRYFVDRVCDKVVALLGDGTLAELPGGVEEYLQRRAAGGAPLTTTAGTAAGAPPASRPAVSAADSRAAKKEASRLERRMLKLDADEKQLHEQLAAAATDYAKAAELDGQLRAVRAEKEQVEEDWLTAAEVAEG, encoded by the coding sequence ATGAGCGCACCCCTGAACCTGGTCAACCTCGAACGGGTGCACAAGGCGCACGGCACCACCGTCATCCTCGACGACGTCTCCCTCGGCGTCGCCGCGGGTGAGCGGATCGGTGTCGTCGGCCGCAACGGCGGCGGCAAGAGCACCCTGCTGTCGCTGATGACCGGCGCCGACCAGCCAGACTCCGGCCGCGTCACCCGCCGCGGCGACCTCGCCATGGGCGTCCTGGACCAGTCAGGCACGCTCCCGCCCGGGACGACCGTGCGCGACGTCGTCCTGCCGCCCTCGATGTTCGCCGCCGAGCACGAGTGGGCCGGCGACCCGGCCGTCCGCTCCGTCCTCACCGGCTTGGAGCTGGACCGGCTCGGCCTCGACGCTCCCGTCGCGCCGATGTCCGGCGGCGAGCGGCGGCGGGTCGCGCTGGCCGCCCAGCTGATCCGGCCACTGGACCTGCTGGTCCTGGACGAGCCGACCAACCACCTGGACGTGGAGGGCGTCGCCTGGCTCGCGGAGTACGTGAAGGCCCGCGCCGGTGGCCTCGTCGTCGTCACCCACGACCGGTGGTTCCTCGACGAGGTCTCCACCACCACGTGGGAGGTCGCCGACGGCAAGGTGCACGCCTACGACGGCGGGTACTCGGCGTACACGCTGGCCCGGGCGGAGCGGGCGCGGATCTCGGCGGTACAGGAACAGCGGCGGCTCGACCTGGTGCGCAAGGAGCTGGCCTGGCTGCGCCGCGGTCCGCCGGCCCGCACCAGCAAGCCGAAGTTCCGGATCGAGGCGGCCCAGGCACTGATCGCCGACGAGCCGCCGGCGCGGGACTCGATGGCGCTGAAGGGCTTCGCCGCCCGGCGCCTCGGCAAGACCGTCTACGACGTCGAGGACGTCGACTACGCCGTGCCCACCGAGGACGGGCCGCGGCCGTTGTTCGAGGACCTGACCTGGCACGTCGGCCCGGGCGACCGGATCGGCGTCGTCGGGGTCAACGGGGCCGGGAAGACGTCGCTGCTGCGGCTGCTGGTCGGCGAGACCGAGCCCGACCGCGGCCGGGTGGTGCGCGGGCAGACCGTCGCGCCGGCGTACCTGTCGCAGCACGTCACCGAGCTGCCCGGCCGCCTCCGGGTGCTGGAGGCGGTGCAGGAGATCGCCCGCATCGCCCGGATCGGCAACCAGGAGATCTCGGCGTCCTCCCTGGCCGAGCGTTTCGGGTTCGCGGCGAACCGGCAGTGGACACCGGTCGGCGACCTCTCCGGCGGTGAGCGGCGCCGGCTCCAGCTGCTGCGGCTGCTGATGGCCGAGCCGAACGTGCTGCTGCTCGACGAGCCCACCAACGACCTCGACATCGACACGCTCACCGCGCTGGAGGACCTGCTCGACGGCTTTCCCGGAACGGTGCTGGTGGTCAGCCACGACCGGTACTTCGTCGACCGGGTGTGCGACAAGGTGGTGGCCCTCCTCGGTGACGGCACGCTCGCCGAGCTGCCCGGTGGCGTGGAGGAGTACCTGCAGCGGCGCGCGGCCGGTGGTGCGCCGCTGACCACGACGGCCGGTACCGCCGCCGGGGCTCCTCCCGCATCCCGCCCGGCCGTCTCCGCCGCCGACTCCCGCGCGGCCAAGAAGGAGGCCAGCCGGCTGGAGCGACGGATGCTCAAGCTGGACGCCGACGAGAAGCAGCTGCACGAGCAACTGGCCGCCGCGGCGACCGACTACGCGAAGGCCGCCGAGTTGGACGGGCAACTGCGGGCGGTGCGGGCGGAGAAGGAACAGGTCGAGGAGGACTGGCTGACGGCAGCCGAGGTCGCCGAGGGCTGA
- a CDS encoding Mur ligase family protein, translated as MRLPSIPWSEVEHRARTVPGSPVTRAGGADDLTVRGLVTDSRRVVPGSLFACVRGATSDGHRHVPAAAAAGAMALLVDRPVETSLPQLCVPSVRAQLGPLGALLAGDPARALGLVGVTGSNGKTTTSALVRGVLEAAGTCTGVVGTLGAQVAGLSRETALTTPEAPELHELLGAMVEAGARRAVVEASSIALDMGRMDGLAFEVAVFTGFEEDHLDHHGTVEQYWASKARLFEPGRTAAGVVVTDDPWGRRLADQAAVRVTRVGSGADADVRVLGWRTGAAGTEVLLGDDAGGHRVRSPLVGRVHVTNLAAAWATGRVLGVPPDRIAAGLAAVAPPRGRNTVLGGSGRPVVVVDYAHTPRALAAAVDTVRDLTGPGGRVHLVVGARGRRDRYKRQGLGESARAADCVWLTNEGSHGEDPAAIRAELRLGLLGTPAAVRTVPDRREAITAAVRAAGPADVVLVVGRGHETRLLDTTDPRDAVHLDDAEVVAAALAAAHDGDDGLRERAS; from the coding sequence GTGCGCCTCCCCTCGATCCCCTGGTCGGAGGTCGAGCACCGCGCCCGGACCGTCCCCGGCAGCCCGGTCACGCGAGCCGGCGGCGCCGATGACCTGACCGTGCGGGGTCTGGTGACCGACTCGCGGCGCGTCGTCCCGGGATCGCTGTTCGCCTGCGTGCGGGGCGCGACGAGCGACGGCCACCGCCACGTCCCCGCCGCGGCGGCCGCAGGGGCCATGGCGCTGCTCGTCGACCGGCCCGTGGAGACCTCCCTCCCCCAGCTGTGCGTGCCGTCGGTGCGGGCGCAGCTCGGCCCCCTGGGCGCCCTGCTCGCCGGCGACCCGGCGCGGGCGCTGGGGCTGGTCGGGGTGACCGGCAGCAACGGCAAGACGACGACCAGCGCACTGGTGCGCGGCGTCCTCGAGGCGGCCGGCACCTGCACCGGCGTCGTCGGCACCCTCGGCGCGCAGGTCGCCGGTCTCTCGCGGGAGACGGCCCTGACCACGCCGGAGGCGCCCGAGCTGCACGAGCTGCTGGGCGCGATGGTCGAGGCCGGTGCGCGTCGGGCGGTCGTGGAGGCCTCCTCCATCGCACTGGACATGGGCCGCATGGACGGGCTCGCCTTCGAGGTCGCGGTCTTCACCGGCTTCGAGGAGGACCACCTCGACCACCACGGCACCGTCGAGCAGTACTGGGCCAGCAAGGCCCGGCTGTTCGAGCCCGGCCGGACCGCCGCCGGCGTCGTCGTCACCGACGACCCGTGGGGACGGCGACTGGCCGACCAGGCGGCGGTGCGGGTGACCCGGGTGGGGTCCGGTGCCGACGCCGACGTCCGGGTGCTCGGCTGGCGCACCGGCGCCGCGGGCACCGAGGTGCTGCTGGGCGACGATGCCGGTGGACACCGGGTGCGCAGCCCGCTGGTCGGCCGCGTGCACGTGACCAACCTGGCGGCCGCCTGGGCCACCGGCCGGGTGCTGGGCGTTCCGCCGGACCGGATCGCCGCCGGGCTGGCCGCGGTGGCCCCACCGCGGGGGCGCAACACCGTGCTGGGCGGATCGGGGCGGCCGGTCGTCGTCGTGGACTACGCGCACACACCGCGCGCACTGGCCGCCGCGGTCGACACGGTCCGCGACCTCACCGGCCCCGGCGGGCGGGTGCACCTGGTGGTCGGCGCCCGCGGTCGGCGCGACCGGTACAAGCGCCAGGGACTGGGCGAGTCCGCCCGCGCCGCCGACTGCGTGTGGCTGACCAACGAGGGCAGCCACGGCGAGGACCCGGCCGCGATCAGGGCCGAGCTCCGCCTTGGACTGCTCGGCACGCCGGCGGCGGTGCGCACGGTCCCCGACCGGCGGGAGGCGATCACCGCAGCGGTGCGTGCCGCCGGTCCGGCCGACGTCGTCCTGGTCGTGGGGCGCGGCCACGAGACCCGGCTGCTGGACACCACCGACCCCCGCGACGCGGTCCACCTGGACGACGCCGAGGTCGTCGCCGCTGCACTCGCGGCCGCGCACGACGGGGACGACGGCCTGCGCGAACGCGCCTCCTGA